A window of Rhododendron vialii isolate Sample 1 chromosome 13a, ASM3025357v1 contains these coding sequences:
- the LOC131313080 gene encoding uncharacterized protein LOC131313080, with translation MDSARSWFQKFQPRDRVRPSPKNKESPSMGREDSKPISAEEASNITKQKVAAAKQYIENHYKEQMKNLQERKDRRNLLEKKLADADVSEEDQSNLLKFLEKKETEYMRLQRHKMGADDFELLTMIGKGAFGEVRVCREKTTGQVYAMKKLKKSEMLRRGQVEHVKAERNLLAEVDSNCIVKLYCSFQDEEFLYLIMEYLPGGDMMTLLMRKDTLTEDEARFYIAETVLAIESIHKHNYIHRDIKPDNLLLDRYGHLRLSDFGLCKPLDCSTLEEKDFSGVDSFNGTSQNGERPLAPKRTQQEQLQHWQKNRRTLAYSTVGTPDYIAPEVLLKKGYAMECDWWSLGAIMYEMLVGYPPFYSDDPMSTCRKIVNWRTHLKFPDEAKLSPEAKDLISKLLCNVNQRLGSKGAYEIKAHPWFKSVDWDRIYQMEAAFLPEVKDELDTQNFEKFDESDSQSQSSSRAGPWRKMLSSKDINFVGYTYKNFEIVNDYQVPGMAELKKKNTKPKRPTIKTLFEEESDTPDSDASETSQGSFSNHLPPQRAFSEKRKEPAYEKRKDSV, from the exons ATGGATTCAGCTAGGAGCTGGTTTCAGAAGTTTCAGCCGCGAGATCGAGTGAGACCTTCGCCTAAGAACAAGGAATCCCCTTCCATGGGAAGAGAAGATTCAAAGCCGATATCGGCTGAAGAAGCATCGAATATTACAAAACAGAAAGTTGCAGCGGCCAAGCAGTATATAGAGAATCATTACAAGGAGCAGATGAAGAACCTGCAGGAAAGGAAGGATCG ACGAAATTTACTGGAGAAGAAGTTGGCTGATGCTGATGTCTCTGAGGAAGATCAAAGCAACCTCCTAAAATTCTTGGAGAAGAAAGAAACTGAATACATGCGCCTTCAGAGGCATAAAATGGGTGCTGACGATTTTGAGTTACTGACTATGATTGGAAAGGGTGCATTTGGGGAG GTTAGGGTTTGTAGAGAAAAGACAACAGGTCAAGTATATGCAATGAAAAAGCTTAAGAAATCAGAGATGCTTCGTAGAGGCCAG GTTGAGCATGTGAAAGCTGAAAGAAATCTGCTTGCGGAGGTGGATAGCAATTGCATTGTCAAACTATACTGTTCTTTCCAAGATGAAGAGTTTTTGTATCTGATCATGGAATACCTACCTGGTGGAGATATGATGACTTTGCTTATGAGAAAGGATACATTGACTGAAGATGAGGCCAGGTTTTACATTGCGGAAACAGTTTTGGCGATTGAATCCATTCATAAGCATAACTACATCCATAG AGACATTAAGCCTGATAACTTGCTGCTTGATAGATATGGTCACTTAAGACTATCAGATTTCGGACTATGTAAACCCTTAGATTGCAGCACTCTCGAAGAGAAGGATTTTTCAGGGGTGGACAGTTTTAATGGAACTTCACAAAATGGTGAACGTCCTTTAGCACCAAAGCGCACTCAGCAAGAGCAATTGCAGCATTGGCAGAAAAACAGGAGGACACTT GCTTATTCTACTGTTGGTACACCTGATTACATTGCTCCAGAAGTTTTGCTGAAGAAAGGTTATGCGATGGAATGTGATTG GTGGTCGCTTGGTGCTATTATGTATGAAATGCTCGTGGGATATCCTCCTTTTTATTCTGATGATCCTATGTCAACATGTAGAAAG ATAGTCAACTGGAGAACACATCTAAAGTTTCCTGACGAAGCAAAGTTATCTCCCGAAGCAAAAGATCTTATTAGTAAATTACTGTGCAATGTCAACCAGAGACTAGGCTCAAAAGGCGCTTATGAAATAAAG GCTCATCCCTGGTTCAAAAGTGTTGATTGGGATAGGATATACCAAATGGAGGCTGCATTCCTTCCTGAGGTCAAAGATGAGTTGGATACTCAAAACTTTGAGAAGTTTGATGAG TCTGATAGCCAATCTCAAAGTTCATCCAGAGCAGGTCCATGGAGAAAG ATGCTCTCATCCAAGGACATCAACTTTGTAGGGTACACGTATAAGAACTTCGAAATTGTCAATGATTATCAAGTGCCTGGgatgg CtgaattgaagaagaaaaacaccAAACCAAAGAGGCCAACCATCAAGACACTCTTTG AGGAAGAGTCAGATACACCAGACTCGGATGCTAGTGAAACGTCTCAAGGGAGCTTTTCGAACCACCTGCCTCCTCAACGAGCCTTTTCTGAGAAACGGAAAGAGCCTGCTTATGAGAAACGGAAAGATTCTGTCTGA